One genomic region from Candidatus Eisenbacteria bacterium encodes:
- a CDS encoding glycosyltransferase encodes MEKKRLLVIPHFPPLPHVVVRGQALALGLANDFDVLLLSWFYDPLEESSAARRYASRLSGLFRRRLVRRWKEIRIVETPLLYARRPDSGLVRWINTRIVRGVIEEFGVDLVLNELSLVDCADLRRPYLIDIVDLPSERDMRQWRRQAEGAVGRVTVTGGIREELRKNGIEAEVIGNGADVERLRSAEGTAVRRRYDLEGRFVIAYIGNHAEWSGLLFLLDVFKQLRTRIREAALLIVGPGSEISRAKEKRDRERIEAVCFTGPVDASEVAEYFAASDIGVLPFELDPHANLSFPIKVIEYHAARKPVVASPLRVLQEIGLSGVVLAERRVDSWTSAIERLRNTNWRPEWDEEIAEYDWRKLSARLSALIRSGLPLSP; translated from the coding sequence ATGGAGAAGAAGAGACTTCTCGTCATCCCTCACTTCCCGCCGCTGCCGCATGTGGTTGTACGGGGCCAGGCGCTCGCGCTCGGGCTCGCGAACGACTTCGACGTCCTTCTCCTTTCCTGGTTCTACGATCCCCTCGAAGAGAGCTCGGCGGCGAGACGGTACGCGTCGCGTCTCTCCGGCCTGTTCAGGCGCCGCCTCGTGCGCCGGTGGAAAGAAATCCGGATCGTGGAGACGCCGCTCCTCTACGCGCGCCGCCCGGACTCCGGCCTCGTGCGATGGATCAACACGAGAATCGTCCGGGGCGTGATCGAGGAGTTCGGCGTCGATCTCGTGCTGAACGAGCTATCCCTCGTAGACTGCGCCGATCTTCGCAGGCCCTACCTGATCGACATCGTCGATCTGCCGTCGGAGCGCGACATGAGGCAATGGAGGAGACAAGCCGAAGGAGCGGTCGGCCGGGTGACCGTAACGGGCGGCATCCGAGAGGAGCTTCGAAAGAACGGCATCGAAGCCGAGGTGATCGGGAACGGGGCCGATGTCGAGAGGCTCCGGAGCGCGGAGGGGACCGCCGTTCGCCGGCGCTACGATCTCGAAGGACGGTTCGTGATCGCATACATCGGGAACCACGCCGAGTGGTCGGGGCTCTTGTTCCTCTTGGATGTCTTCAAGCAGCTGAGAACCAGGATCCGAGAGGCGGCCCTGCTCATCGTCGGCCCGGGTTCAGAGATCTCGAGGGCGAAGGAGAAACGGGACCGCGAGCGCATCGAGGCGGTCTGCTTCACGGGACCGGTCGATGCATCCGAGGTTGCGGAGTACTTCGCGGCGTCCGACATCGGTGTCCTGCCGTTCGAGCTGGACCCGCACGCGAACCTCTCATTCCCGATCAAGGTCATCGAGTATCACGCCGCCCGTAAACCGGTGGTCGCGAGTCCGCTCCGGGTCTTGCAGGAGATCGGGCTCTCCGGCGTCGTTCTCGCCGAACGCCGGGTCGACTCGTGGACGAGCGCGATCGAGAGACTGCGAAACACGAACTGGCGTCCTGAGTGGGACGAAGAGATCGCGGAGTACGACTGGCGCAAGCTCTCCGCGAGGCTATCGGCCCTCATTCGGTCCGGGCTCCCGCTCTCCCCCTGA
- a CDS encoding O-antigen ligase family protein yields the protein MVPEDGSRAAWTWALPPLLVALLLIPAFALGVEEIVLGVVGLCCFAALSWWKPVHALLVLLLAMPLAPKIPLPIGNLYISTILVMAFVVLRAFKEVASPAPLRFPRTPLSAPLLFFAAVLTLSVSMNAAYLIGNREQLLRFVQFLFYLSLFFLAAGLTLETRHRRWIVGTVLATGVLEGAIAVWQWVSKRGFFTTGTFDHQHNHLAAFLVFTGLLLMGAILEARSARSRLLYLCGIGLIGFGLVFSFSRTGYIAIGAGMLCFLLLGIAPRKKLAVFSVLLSGALLAYLLVPASVASRAGTIASVAAGKARDISFSIRLEMWSAAIEAFKKSPLLGAGAMKFELRDNYFVKTLAESGAMGMIGLLWVIVAVLLQALRSSKVPEKDRMLRGARIGFFPAAFAILVIFNMSGDFMNLHRLMGVFWVLSAVLVSGGEREPGPNEGR from the coding sequence ATGGTCCCTGAAGACGGTTCGCGGGCAGCATGGACGTGGGCGCTGCCGCCCCTTCTCGTCGCGCTTCTCCTGATCCCGGCGTTCGCCCTCGGCGTGGAGGAGATCGTCCTCGGCGTGGTTGGGCTCTGCTGCTTCGCCGCTCTCTCCTGGTGGAAGCCGGTCCATGCCCTTCTCGTGCTTCTCCTGGCGATGCCGCTCGCGCCGAAGATTCCTCTTCCGATCGGCAATCTGTACATCAGCACGATCTTGGTCATGGCGTTCGTCGTTCTCAGGGCGTTCAAGGAGGTCGCGAGCCCGGCTCCCCTCCGTTTCCCTCGAACCCCTCTATCGGCGCCGCTTCTCTTCTTTGCCGCGGTGCTGACCCTCTCGGTCAGCATGAACGCCGCCTACCTGATCGGGAACCGGGAGCAGCTGCTCCGGTTCGTCCAGTTTCTCTTCTACCTCTCCCTCTTCTTTCTTGCCGCCGGCTTGACGCTCGAGACCAGGCACCGCCGGTGGATCGTCGGAACGGTTCTTGCGACGGGTGTTCTAGAGGGCGCGATCGCCGTATGGCAGTGGGTTTCCAAGAGAGGCTTCTTCACCACGGGGACATTCGATCATCAGCACAATCACCTCGCCGCGTTCCTCGTTTTCACGGGTCTCCTGCTCATGGGGGCGATTCTCGAGGCGCGTTCGGCGCGTTCTCGCCTTCTCTACTTGTGCGGGATCGGGTTGATCGGCTTCGGGTTGGTCTTCTCGTTCAGCCGGACGGGATACATCGCGATCGGCGCCGGGATGCTTTGCTTCTTGCTGCTGGGGATTGCTCCGCGGAAGAAGCTCGCCGTCTTCTCGGTTCTGCTGTCGGGAGCTCTCCTGGCCTATCTGCTCGTTCCCGCGTCTGTTGCGTCCCGGGCGGGGACCATCGCGAGCGTCGCTGCGGGGAAGGCCAGGGACATCTCCTTTTCGATTCGCCTCGAGATGTGGAGCGCGGCGATCGAGGCGTTCAAGAAGAGCCCGCTTCTCGGGGCCGGGGCGATGAAGTTCGAGCTTCGGGACAACTACTTCGTCAAGACACTGGCCGAATCGGGAGCGATGGGGATGATCGGGCTCCTGTGGGTGATCGTAGCCGTTCTACTCCAGGCCCTTCGATCCTCCAAGGTCCCGGAGAAGGACCGAATGCTCCGCGGGGCCCGAATCGGGTTCTTTCCCGCCGCGTTCGCGATCCTGGTGATCTTCAACATGTCGGGCGACTTCATGAACCTCCACCGGCTCATGGGCGTCTTCTGGGTTCTCTCGGCGGTCCTCGTCTCAGGGGGAGAGCGGGAGCCCGGACCGAATGAGGGCCGATAG